Within Salvia splendens isolate huo1 chromosome 21, SspV2, whole genome shotgun sequence, the genomic segment CATGGCCGCGACATGGCTGATATACATGCTCTCGCTCCTTCCTGATACGGGGATAAGGGGAGCAGCGCGCGTGTGTTTGCTCGACCATTTTGTGTCCGTTTTCAAATCGGACAAGAATGTTGAAGAAAGAGCACTCTCCATGCTTGGCCTCAACAGCTTCATCCGCCACAGCGGTTCGTTTCATTCATGGATACTCTTGTTTACGTAATTTGATATTTCATCATCTGATAACGTATAATTTCGATCTCAGAAGGGTTGCAGGATCTAGCAGGTCACACCAAAGACATCCTGAAAGGACTTAGGGAGCTTAAGAAATCCTCTAGCATGGCATTTGAGATGCTCAAAGTGCTGTCACAAGAGCACGACAATAGCGCGGTAAGTCTTCTTGCTTGATTGCTTAGAAATGTACACTTTGAATGGGGATGCCATTTGCAGGATATATGGAGTCATCAAGAACAAAGCCAAGAAGACTGCTCGAGCAACGGAGAAGTTGTTGCAGTAACATGCTTCAAAGGAAAAATTTTCTCCGGCCACTCAGATGGAACCATAAAGGTTTGGGGGCCGGAGCTATGCCTCATCCAAGAAATACGGGAGCACACAAAGGCGGTGACTAGCCTGACAGTACTACAATCAACGGAGAAACTGTACAGTGGGTCGGTCGATAGGACAGTGAGGGTAGGACGTTTTATGAGTTTTCGAGATTGCAGTAGAAAAGGATCTAAGAGTTAAGAAAATTGTTTGCAGATTTGGTCGATATCGGAGGAAGGAATTTACTGTGAACAAGTTGAGGAGGTTAAGGATCAGATAAACAACCTGGTAGTTGCTAGCAACATAGCATGTTTCATTCCACAAGGAGGCGGCGTCAAGGTAAACAAGATATAAATGTACGTACTTTGTCTGTCGTCTATGAATTCTAGTTGGTTTGATATGCGTATACATCCGCAGCTGCACTCGTGGAATGGATCCTCTAAACTGCTCAATCAAAGCAAGAATGTCAAATGTTTGGCTCTGGTGCAAGGGAAACTCTACTGTGGATGTCAGGATACTAGCATTCAGGTTTTTAAGCCCTGTCCCAAAATATAAATTCACGCGATTGCATGATTCTTTGATCTTCGTACGAACATGAACTCAAAGAGAAATCGTGTACGTTTGATGCTAATAATGAGTTGTGCCTCGTCCACAATGCGAAGGTGCTGTCGAGCGTGAAGAATTGGTTTTATTGcttttgttatttaaaaatatgTTGGTATCAAGGTTCATGTTCATGTTCATGAGAATATCGAATGTTCAGACAATCGTTACAGACATTTGATTTGCCTCCCGTATGTCAGGAAATCGACCTAGTAACGGGAACGCTAGGAAATATACAGAGCGGCTCCAAGAAACTCATAGGGAAAGCCAACCCTGTTTACGCGCTCCAAGTTCATGACGGGTTGCTATATGCAGCAGGCCCTTCCCTCGACGGAGCAAATGTTAAGGTATTTAGTTAATTTGAGTCCATTGTGACGCGGCCATATTGCAAATAACCTATTCAAAACAAATGCCATTGCGCTTTTCTCTGATCCATTAGATATGGAGCACATCAAACTATAGTTTGGTTGGATCATTGGCTTCGACGTTGGATGTACGGACCATGGCCGTGAGCTCGGAGCTCGTATATCTCGGATCCAAAGTGGGAACTGTTGAAGTTTGGTGCAGAAAGAAGCTTAGCAGAGTTGAAACGCTTCAAACAAACCTCACCAGCAGAATTCTTTGCATGGCCCTTGACACAAATCAGGATATCTTAGTCGTTGGAACCTCTGATGGCAGAATTCAGGTAACGCAATCCACCTATTTCTCTTATTTATAGTTAATCCAGAAATgaataattttttctttaaattatgAACACAAGTTTTgctttgattttaaaatttcttgggTCATTTTGCAGACGTGGGGGCTGAGCTAGAGGAAGGATATAAAATGTCAGAACATTTAGAGATAAAGaaatttgttatattttttCGTCATCCAATAAAACATCTGTTATAATTTTTCGACCACAAGAAGACATACATACATCTACATATATATGAAGAATTCATCGTGTCAGCAACCTTTTATATCACAGCATAGCATCAAATGAAGACGTAATTACAAGAGGAGATGCAGATGAAGAATCGAATAAAACAAAGGAgtcgaagatgaagatgaagattgTTCTGCACGTAAACGTAATAACCAGAGAAAATTCATTTTAGATTTCAAAACGAATGCTATCGATACACACAGTTTTAGAATCCAATAGCCAAAATTAGATGAGATATTCACCAGAAAGAACAATTGTCAGAGCAGCTTTTGCCATTATAGTCAATTACACACTAAAATGCACCCCTTCCAAGAGGACGCCGCCGGACATCTCGTCTCCGGTTCATATGCATATCACGGTGATAATCCTTAGCTGGTGACCTGCTCCTATCCCTGACATGAGATGCCCAGCCACGGGGAGGAACTGTTGATGCAGGAGGTGGAGACAAAAACCTACCTCCATACCCTCCTCTCCTCTCGTGAAAAAAGTTATCTCTTCCACGGTCTCTATGGCCCCACTCTGGCAGTGGGGGTCCATCATAATATCCAAACCTGTCCCTAGGATTATCTTCAAGAAAGTTTGGCCTTTCACCGCGCATTAGAGGATCAGGCAATCTTACTTCATTTCTTCCCGGTGGTCCGGAAGCTCTAAAGTCTCTGCCGTCTCTTGGCCTACCACGAGAGGGAGACCTGTAGCCACCATTAATATTCCTTACAGGAGAATGATCCAATAGAGCAGGTGGAACACGTTCGCGAGGGGGAAATGGGGGACCCAAATACCCTCCTCTCCTAGGGCTTCCAGATGAAACATAACGGGGCCTGTTGCAGTTGTTGCAATGCTCTCGCCTtgcaaaattcaaatttttacatCTGAAACATGGTAGAAAGTATGTATCAGATAACCAATTACAAAACAAGCGAAGCGTGCATCACAAAAAGTGAAAAAACACAGACAAGTACAAATGCCACCAATCAGTTCTATGGTAGTTTCTTTGGCTTCATTTATCACACAATTACTAGGAAATTCATTTCAATTGCCTCATGCAAACTTCCTTCCACtacaagaaaaaataaaatactcccacCGTCCTTAAACAATAGgcttcttttttcattttggccagtcccacaaaattagtccacttccatttttggcaattttttctctcttatgagGTGGCCCCGTTCCTCACTATCAACACTccaataactttttctttccatctctctcctactttaccaattttgagTTAAAACCCATGTCATTCCCAAAGTCCCtactattatgggacggagggagtaagaaatggaagatatataaatatatacacacacacatacacttaataaatagtactcttccgtccgccattaggagtcccatttgagttcggcacgggttttaagaaatataaagaaaagtggaaTGTAGggcccatttttatatattagttttataatagaatgtgagtggaatgagttagtggaaagtgaggtgTACCTACCAtctatagtaaaagtgaaccgggactcctaatggcggacggactaaaatggtaaatcgggactcctaatggcggacggagggagtatgaaaatAATGTTTTTTCAACTGAAACAAAGCATGAAAAAGATGCATACAACATCAAATCAAAACACAGGTGAAAGATGAAAAGGAGTATAGCAGACACTCACAAGGGATCTTGGCAAAACCAATCTCCTTCTCTTGGTCGTACATTAGGATTATTTCTAGGAACACCTTCAACTCTTACTGGTTCAGGACCTCCAGACCCACGTGCCAACTGATAATAACCTCTACCAGGAAATCGACCACCATCCTTACCACGGGTATAAGGGGGTGAGTAGTCACGATATTGACCAGGTTCTCTCTCATTCCGGAAACCACGACCCCTTGATGAACCAAAGGTTTCAAAACCTGGACTAGAACGACGATGAGCATCCCTTCTACGAATAGGAGAAACAGAACCTGCCCGCTTTCTATATCCTGAAAGAAACCAGTGAAGCTCAGGATTGTAACACCAAATCACAAAGAGTAGATGTCATGTCACCAAGAACAGTTCCTACAGAAGCCAATTTTTGCAAGCCCAGAAATTCCAAGCACAATTAAAATCATGTCAACAGTAACCACTGCCGATTGCTGAAGCATCTCCTTGCCAAGAATACGAACAAGAAATACAGCACTTACTCACCCCTAAGATCATACTCAAGACCACCGGGACAAGCCAGCTAGCTTGAAATTGATTCAGTGCTACATGTTGCAACAATCATACATTTAAAATAAGTAGACCCTACGTATCAAGCAAATATTAAACGAACAATGACTAAAAGCCAGATGACAATTCAACAAGAAATGGCAATGCACCATGTGTTTCGCTCGAAAGTAGTGGACAAATACTGCAGTACAGAAGACAGCACCAAATATTTCAGAAACAAACTTCATTCAACTCAAACTTTATCCAGAAATCTTCAGAGTTCATAAGCTCATGCAAAGCACATGAAACTACTTAAGTTACGCACCATAGTCCCTCCATCACCAAGCCAAAAATACAGCCAGAAGATTTGACCATGCAGACCTTAAAAGGGTCAGTAAAGGAACATCCCACCAGGTAAAAGCAGTTACATCCCATATGATCAATAGTCGATATAACACTACTAAACTTTGTTTCCACTTTCAGTCTGCTCACCGCTGATATATTCCTTTCTTGCCAGTAGTATACTTGCTATAAAATGATCTACAAGATCCAGCATTTAAGAACAGAACACATTATAACAACCCCAGTTTCAGTCAGCTCTTCAATAACCTTTGTAGTTTCTGAAACCACATCAGAtcccaaaataaaaatgtatcCTCTATTATTCATTACCATAATATTGAAATCAACAGATTGTAAAAGTTAGTGTTCATTGCCAGCTTTGCTGCTACCCTTCATTCCTCTCCCTCACCACCGTAACAGCTTTTTTGGCCTACTAATAAATCTTAACGAATTTGACTTTGAAAACTAATTTAACCGAAAATTCTGCCACCATCAGGACATCTTCGCATCTCATGGGCAAGACATTGTTTTCCAGATACCATGTAACAATGTTAAATTTCTATAAGCAAAAGTCTACTTGATGACATCACGTGCCCATAGTAGCTTACAAAAGCACACATCCCAAGGCTGTTCAGTGGAACATATCATTATATCAGTAATCTTGTTTATCCATCAAGTAGTTCTCCACACATATTTAAACCTCTTAAATAATCAAAACAGTTCCAACAAGCCATCCTCAAGACCCAAATTCTTGCACCAGGCAATATATACAGCTGTAGAAAACAACAGAGAAACCCATTCACAATTCAATAGTCCATATGCATGATTGCTTAACATACGACACAAGGCAATGGCAGAGAGGGTGGATGATACAGTAATATAAAACTGAAGCTCCAATATGATTACAACCTAAAACAACTAAAGCACTAGAATAAGGTAGTACATTAGATTGTACCAAATGGAGTACAAAAAATCTAAAAGTATATAAGGCTATCATAATTCATAAACAGCATTTAAGTGGATATTCTATCTTGTTAAGAAATTTAAAGGCAAGGACATAAAGATGAAACTCTAACCCACATTAGAAAGTATTGCATGTATCCCTTGCTACGTTGACAAATCTTATTCTACAAGAAATTATTTTCCTGTTAGGCACATGTTAGCCCAAATTGTATCATATCCTGTAAAAAGATGAAGTGCTCTTGGAAATAATATAAtgatttagttcattatttgcATTTTAAGGTCTTTGCAGTGCACAGAAAAATTTAAGGGAAAAAATAAAGTTAGATGAAGGCCCCAGCAGCACATGGAGCCTGCTATATTCCAACGAAAACACTTCTTTATCCTCTTCATCCAAATTAATGTTGGAAGGAAAAAAATAACAACACTAAATTTGATTTTGGTAAATATGGTTTATCTACAATATATAGGAATAAGTAACTTTTAATGCAAGCACATAATTTGAAGAAATTCCAAAAAACATCATTTACTGTTATGTCAAGCTTCCAACCAAGTGCAAGACACGACTTACAAAGCAACTATAACACTGACCTCAAAGAAATCCATGTATAACACAGCTGTCTTCACCAAACAAGCAACTTCTGAATGTCCCAACAAAAAATACCGTTCTTATCCAAATACAAACATGCATAATCAAATGACAGAAGAATATGAACATCTGTGTTCCTTGTTACTTGTGATTCTTAAATTGTAAATCACCATACTAGCATAAGCGTGAAAAAGTGCAGTTCGCTAAACTCCAGACGAACTAAATAATCAGAAATTGAAGGCATTGTCTCATAAACAATCCAAATGTATATCAGTGATATTTGAACTTAAATGCTCCAAATCAACACAAAATACAGCACAAACATGAGCCAACTAAGAGAATCTCATCTCGAAATGAAATCCATACGAAAATCCCCCAACTTACAAATTTAACATTTCCAAACCTTGCAAATCGGCACATAATCAACTAACTTCAATTAATTGAAAACGACGAAAGTAGTCCTTGTAAGGCCAGAACTTCTAGGGTTTGGTTCGGGAACTAGTTAACTATGAAATGAAGAAAAGAAGAGCAGGAGTAGTACCAGGGCCGTCGTGCCGAGCAGAGCGAGAGTGAGGAGGCGGATCCCGGCGAACTTCTCCAGGCTCGTAATCGCTGGCGCCGGCGCCGGTGGCTCCATCTTCGGCCGTGGCTGCGCCTCCAGCAGTATCGGCGGCGGGACGCACGATAAGGCTGCTCAAGAGTGGGTGGTGCGGCGCGGCCGAACCTTTCTCTCGTGAGCCCATTTCTCTCCCAAGCCGGAAATTTCGATGTGAGGCACACGaaaaaaatttaacaaataaaaattcaaaaattttatgGTCAGAACCAAACCCTAATTACTGGGGATTCCAATAGCGGGATTTTGATTGGAGGGCttcggtttttttaatgttaGTTAGATTAGTCactgttaattaattttattatgtcTGAAATTAAATTAGTATGAGATTTTATATGTTGTTTGTTTGACCAGATTATGTTTAGAaacaagagaaaactgataattgGTTTAATCATTcattatagataaaaaaatcatatttcgAAACTTACAAGATTAAGGGACGGACGTTTacttaatattattaatttaacaATGTTGAAACGGAATAATTTCCTACTATATTACAGCTTAGAATAGTAATCATTGTTAGAAATATTTTAGAAAATTCATTTGAGTATTTGGTTTGGCGGTGTTatagttaaaacttaaaagaatgAAATAGAGTTTTCGAATACTCTAATTCATCATCGTCCATTTGAAACATCAGAGGTGAAGGCATAACAAGAATGTCTGTTCCGCGGAGAGTTTTCAACAACCTACAATAAACTTCACCACAATCAATACAACAAATATGCACTTTTTGAGGCAAGGTTTAATGAAATACGTACATAGTTGTAAGTTGCAAGTAACATACATGATTACAACTAAATTTAGACATTGGATAATGAAATCAAGGCATAAAATCATTCATTCATGAGTatcaatataaatataatgcATCAATGGATCAAAAGTTACTTATAACTAACTTTCAAAAAATATCTAAAAAcattataactatctcaatttaaattatatttttacactatatgtatcaaattaaagataattttataaggattctgacgagatctcacttgcatatattccgatgtcaaaattttaaa encodes:
- the LOC121784818 gene encoding RNA-binding protein EWS-like — encoded protein: MGSREKGSAAPHHPLLSSLIVRPAADTAGGAATAEDGATGAGASDYEPGEVRRDPPPHSRSARHDGPGYRKRAGSVSPIRRRDAHRRSSPGFETFGSSRGRGFRNEREPGQYRDYSPPYTRGKDGGRFPGRGYYQLARGSGGPEPVRVEGVPRNNPNVRPREGDWFCQDPLCKNLNFARREHCNNCNRPRYVSSGSPRRGGYLGPPFPPRERVPPALLDHSPVRNINGGYRSPSRGRPRDGRDFRASGPPGRNEVRLPDPLMRGERPNFLEDNPRDRFGYYDGPPLPEWGHRDRGRDNFFHERRGGYGGRFLSPPPASTVPPRGWASHVRDRSRSPAKDYHRDMHMNRRRDVRRRPLGRGAF